The following proteins come from a genomic window of Hymenobacter canadensis:
- a CDS encoding DUF2795 domain-containing protein, which produces MYWTLELASYLEDAPWPATKDELIDYSIRSGAPMEVVENLQALEDDGQPYENIEEVWPDYPTKEDFMFNEDEY; this is translated from the coding sequence ATGTATTGGACGCTGGAACTCGCTTCGTACCTTGAAGACGCTCCCTGGCCTGCCACCAAGGACGAACTGATTGACTATTCCATTCGCTCGGGTGCCCCGATGGAGGTAGTGGAAAACCTGCAGGCCCTGGAGGATGATGGCCAGCCTTACGAAAACATCGAGGAAGTTTGGCCGGACTATCCGACCAAAGAAGACTTCATGTTCAACGAAGACGAATACTAG
- the queA gene encoding tRNA preQ1(34) S-adenosylmethionine ribosyltransferase-isomerase QueA, producing MKLTEFKFELPEALLAQHPAKNRDESRLMVLHRSTGKIEHRVFKDIIEYFGEGDVFVVNDTKVFPARLYGNKEKTGAKIEVFLLRELNKEIHLWDVLVDPARKIRVGNKLYFDEEGEVVAEVIDNTTSRGRTIKFLFDGTDEEFYKALHNLGETPLPRESITREAEPADKERYQTIYAKNTGAVAAPSAGLHFTREVLKRLEIKGVEVAPVTLHVGLGTFRPVDVEDLTKHKMDSENFFVPGSTATVVNKALDAKKRVCAVGTTSMRAMESSVSANLRLKANEGWTDRFIFPPYDFKIANCLLTNFHTPESTLMMMASAFAGHELLIEAYKLAIKEKYKFFSYGDAMLIL from the coding sequence ATGAAGCTCACCGAATTCAAATTCGAACTACCCGAGGCCCTGCTTGCCCAGCACCCGGCCAAGAACCGTGACGAATCGCGCCTGATGGTGCTGCATCGCAGCACCGGCAAGATCGAGCACCGCGTGTTCAAGGATATCATTGAGTATTTCGGCGAAGGCGACGTATTCGTGGTCAACGACACCAAGGTGTTTCCGGCCCGGCTCTACGGCAACAAGGAGAAGACCGGCGCCAAGATTGAAGTGTTTCTGTTGCGCGAACTGAACAAGGAAATTCACCTTTGGGACGTGTTGGTAGACCCGGCCCGCAAAATCCGCGTCGGCAACAAGCTGTACTTTGATGAGGAAGGCGAAGTGGTAGCCGAAGTAATCGACAACACCACCTCCCGCGGCCGCACCATCAAGTTCCTGTTTGATGGCACCGACGAGGAGTTCTACAAAGCCCTGCACAACCTCGGCGAAACGCCGCTGCCCCGCGAGAGCATCACCCGCGAAGCCGAGCCCGCCGACAAAGAGCGCTACCAGACGATCTACGCCAAGAACACCGGCGCCGTAGCCGCGCCTTCGGCCGGCCTGCACTTCACCCGTGAGGTACTGAAGCGCCTGGAAATCAAAGGAGTGGAAGTGGCACCCGTAACGCTGCACGTAGGCCTCGGCACCTTCCGCCCCGTGGATGTGGAAGACCTGACCAAGCACAAAATGGACTCGGAGAACTTCTTCGTGCCCGGCTCGACAGCCACGGTGGTGAATAAGGCGCTGGATGCCAAGAAGCGCGTGTGCGCCGTTGGTACCACGTCGATGCGCGCCATGGAGTCGTCGGTTTCGGCTAACCTGCGCCTGAAGGCCAACGAGGGTTGGACAGACCGGTTTATCTTCCCGCCGTACGATTTCAAAATCGCCAACTGCCTGCTCACCAACTTCCACACCCCAGAAAGCACGCTGATGATGATGGCCTCGGCCTTCGCCGGCCACGAGCTGCTGATTGAGGCTTATAAGCTGGCTATCAAGGAGAAATACAAGTTTTTCAGCTATGGCGACGCCATGCTGATTCTGTAG
- a CDS encoding TMEM175 family protein, protein MDGNEKSQHNRDVFQLERVILFTDAVFAIAITLLAIEIKVPELHHRTEHAALQGLLELTAKFVGFFLSFFIIAVYWLAHHRIFRFVLHTTPRLLWLNMLFLLSIVLMPFTTAFQSEYGMLSTPWVLYALNIILTGLMQTLLQRYLRNPASHLVAPHEQQHPDLDPVRALLSPAVFLVSALLALVPAVHPSLLRLMPLLLFPAFRLYQRRYRRLTQAYEAAQVPQPHHT, encoded by the coding sequence ATGGACGGCAACGAAAAATCTCAGCACAACCGCGACGTATTTCAGCTGGAACGCGTGATTCTGTTTACGGATGCGGTGTTTGCCATTGCCATTACGCTGCTGGCCATCGAGATAAAAGTGCCGGAGCTGCACCACCGCACCGAGCACGCCGCCCTGCAGGGCCTGCTCGAACTGACGGCCAAGTTTGTCGGGTTCTTCCTGAGCTTTTTCATCATTGCGGTGTACTGGCTGGCTCACCACCGCATTTTCCGGTTTGTGCTGCACACCACGCCCAGGCTGCTGTGGCTGAACATGCTGTTTCTGCTTAGCATCGTGCTCATGCCCTTCACTACGGCCTTCCAGAGCGAATATGGCATGCTGAGCACGCCGTGGGTGCTGTATGCGCTCAACATCATCTTAACGGGCCTGATGCAGACGCTGCTACAGCGCTACCTGCGCAATCCGGCCAGCCACCTGGTAGCGCCCCACGAGCAGCAACACCCCGACCTCGACCCCGTACGGGCGCTGTTGTCGCCGGCAGTGTTCCTGGTGTCGGCACTGCTGGCGCTGGTGCCGGCGGTGCACCCGTCGCTGCTGCGGCTGATGCCGCTGCTGCTGTTTCCGGCGTTCAGGCTGTACCAGCGCCGCTACCGGCGGCTAACGCAGGCGTACGAGGCTGCGCAGGTGCCACAGCCGCACCACACCTAA
- the ettA gene encoding energy-dependent translational throttle protein EttA yields MSDQPTIIFSMAGVTKVYPPQKQVLKNIYLSFFYGAKIGVLGLNGSGKSSLLKVIAGVDKQIQGDVVWSPGYSVGYLEQEPQLDPTKTVLEVVQEGVAETVALLKEFEEINEAFGGEDPDFDKLLERQGTVQERLDQLDAWNLDSKLERAMDALRTPDADAIIGNLSGGEKRRVALCRLLLQEPDVLLLDEPTNHLDAESVLWLEQHLQQYKGTVIAVTHDRYFLDNVAGWILELDRGEGIPWKGNYSSWLEQKSNRLAQEEKTESKRQKTLQRELEWVRMSPKARQAKSKARVAGYDKLVSEEAKEKEQRLELFIPDGPRLGGQVIEANGITKAFGDKLLFQDLSFALPQGGIVGIIGPNGAGKSTLFRLITEQLQPDAGSFAVGPTVQYAYVDQQHDTLDGTKSVFETISGGTETMLLAGRPINSRAYVSNFNFRGGDQEKKVGSLSGGERNRVHLATTLKQGANLLLLDEPTNDLDINAIRALEDALENFAGCAVIISHDRWFLDRLATHILAFEGDSQVVWFEGNFSDYEEAKRKRLGDVEPKRVRYRKLG; encoded by the coding sequence ATGAGCGACCAGCCAACTATTATCTTTTCGATGGCCGGGGTCACCAAGGTGTACCCGCCCCAGAAACAGGTTCTCAAAAACATCTACCTGTCGTTTTTCTACGGCGCCAAAATCGGCGTGCTCGGCCTCAACGGCTCGGGTAAGTCGTCCCTGCTCAAGGTCATTGCCGGGGTTGATAAGCAGATTCAGGGCGACGTGGTATGGTCGCCGGGCTACTCGGTGGGCTACCTGGAGCAGGAGCCCCAGCTCGACCCCACCAAAACGGTGCTGGAGGTAGTGCAGGAGGGCGTGGCCGAAACGGTGGCGCTGCTCAAGGAGTTCGAGGAAATCAATGAAGCCTTTGGCGGCGAAGACCCCGACTTCGACAAGCTGCTGGAGCGCCAGGGTACCGTGCAGGAGCGCCTCGACCAGCTCGACGCCTGGAACCTCGACAGCAAGCTGGAGCGCGCCATGGACGCCCTGCGCACGCCCGACGCTGACGCCATCATCGGTAACCTTTCGGGTGGCGAGAAGCGCCGGGTGGCCCTGTGCCGCCTGCTGCTGCAGGAGCCCGACGTGCTGCTGCTCGACGAACCCACCAACCACCTCGACGCCGAGAGCGTGCTGTGGCTGGAGCAGCACTTGCAGCAATATAAAGGCACCGTCATTGCCGTAACCCACGACCGGTACTTCCTCGACAACGTGGCGGGCTGGATTCTGGAGCTGGACCGCGGCGAAGGTATTCCGTGGAAGGGCAACTACAGCTCGTGGCTGGAGCAGAAGTCCAACCGCCTGGCGCAGGAAGAGAAAACCGAGAGCAAGCGTCAGAAAACGCTGCAGCGCGAGTTGGAGTGGGTGCGTATGTCGCCGAAAGCGCGCCAGGCCAAGAGCAAGGCCCGCGTGGCCGGCTACGACAAGCTGGTGAGCGAGGAAGCCAAGGAAAAGGAGCAGCGCCTGGAGCTGTTTATTCCGGACGGCCCGCGCCTGGGCGGCCAGGTGATTGAGGCCAACGGCATTACGAAGGCCTTCGGCGACAAGCTGCTGTTCCAGGACCTGAGCTTTGCGTTGCCGCAGGGCGGTATCGTGGGCATCATCGGGCCGAACGGCGCCGGCAAGTCCACGCTGTTCCGGTTGATTACCGAGCAGCTACAGCCCGACGCCGGCAGCTTCGCGGTGGGCCCCACAGTGCAGTACGCCTACGTCGATCAGCAGCACGACACGCTGGACGGCACTAAATCGGTGTTTGAAACCATTTCGGGCGGCACCGAAACCATGCTGCTGGCCGGCCGCCCCATCAACTCGCGCGCCTACGTCAGCAACTTCAACTTCCGCGGCGGCGACCAAGAGAAGAAGGTCGGCAGCCTCTCGGGCGGCGAGCGGAACCGGGTGCACTTGGCCACCACGCTCAAGCAGGGCGCCAACCTGTTGCTGCTCGATGAGCCCACCAACGACCTGGACATCAACGCCATTCGGGCCCTGGAAGACGCCTTGGAGAACTTCGCCGGCTGCGCCGTTATCATCAGCCACGACCGGTGGTTCCTCGACCGCCTCGCCACCCACATCCTGGCCTTCGAGGGCGACTCGCAGGTGGTATGGTTTGAGGGCAACTTCTCGGACTACGAGGAAGCCAAGCGTAAGCGCCTCGGCGACGTGGAGCCCAAGCGTGTGCGCTACCGCAAGCTGGGCTAG
- a CDS encoding DUF349 domain-containing protein yields MEQQDHLLADARLYGYVEGDQVWLRPFMELPARQVGQVKESPDASLLYFANRFRLFRAKVEDLLEKIEESENKGSFLMKALHLKDQVASYDGLGDFESLHRRLTEAEEAVKVTVARNREKNLATKISLIEQAEEMRNTLDWATAGEQVHELRQAWIKTGPVDKQLTDELETRFRLAVDEFFQKRKAFQNEKKAMTNHAADQYKVLIRQSEALQNSDDFENTTAKLKQLQQAWKEVGGSLPRKQANDLWTQFRAAHNLFFERLKVHIDSKRTDAKENFMDDNLTRKRALVTEATALLGRPMHEAVTRAKELQAAWKTVGPVRGEESDRVWEQFILACDKVFEMSALEHFIRKRPENAAAAPEEQVNLRVQALRDFIKYDQQEKETLQDNLDKLSAAPANDAFRQMLQGKIRAFDRKIRTKNELITLLRQRLVA; encoded by the coding sequence ATGGAACAACAAGACCACTTGCTGGCCGATGCCCGCCTCTATGGCTATGTCGAAGGCGACCAGGTGTGGCTCCGGCCGTTTATGGAGCTGCCCGCCCGCCAGGTCGGCCAGGTTAAGGAATCCCCCGATGCCTCTTTACTGTATTTTGCCAACCGTTTCCGCCTGTTCCGGGCCAAAGTAGAAGACCTGCTCGAGAAAATCGAGGAATCGGAAAATAAGGGCTCCTTCCTGATGAAGGCCCTACACCTGAAAGACCAGGTGGCCAGCTACGACGGCCTCGGCGACTTCGAGAGCCTGCACCGCCGCCTCACCGAAGCCGAGGAAGCCGTTAAGGTGACCGTGGCCCGCAACCGCGAAAAGAACCTGGCCACCAAAATCAGCCTCATCGAGCAGGCCGAAGAGATGCGCAACACCCTCGACTGGGCCACGGCCGGCGAGCAAGTGCACGAACTGCGCCAGGCCTGGATCAAGACCGGCCCCGTGGATAAGCAGCTCACCGACGAGCTGGAAACCCGCTTCCGGCTGGCCGTCGACGAGTTTTTCCAGAAGCGCAAGGCCTTCCAGAACGAGAAGAAGGCCATGACCAACCACGCCGCCGACCAGTACAAAGTGCTGATCCGGCAGAGCGAGGCACTGCAGAATTCCGACGATTTTGAGAACACCACGGCCAAGCTCAAGCAGCTGCAGCAGGCCTGGAAGGAAGTAGGAGGCTCCTTGCCCCGCAAGCAGGCCAACGACCTCTGGACGCAGTTTCGGGCGGCGCACAACCTGTTCTTTGAGCGCCTGAAGGTGCACATCGACAGCAAGCGCACCGATGCCAAGGAGAACTTTATGGACGACAACCTGACCCGCAAGCGCGCCCTCGTGACGGAGGCCACTGCCCTGCTGGGCCGGCCCATGCACGAGGCCGTGACACGCGCCAAAGAGCTGCAGGCCGCCTGGAAAACGGTGGGCCCGGTGCGCGGCGAGGAGTCGGACCGGGTGTGGGAGCAGTTTATTCTGGCCTGCGACAAGGTGTTTGAGATGAGCGCCCTGGAGCACTTCATCCGCAAGCGCCCCGAAAACGCTGCCGCGGCCCCCGAAGAGCAGGTGAATCTGCGGGTGCAGGCCCTGCGCGACTTCATCAAATACGACCAGCAAGAGAAGGAAACGCTCCAAGACAACCTCGACAAGCTGAGCGCGGCTCCCGCCAACGACGCGTTCCGGCAGATGCTGCAGGGAAAAATCCGGGCCTTCGACCGTAAAATCAGAACTAAAAACGAGCTGATTACGCTATTGCGGCAACGATTGGTTGCGTAG
- a CDS encoding lycopene cyclase family protein: MSTREFDYLIVGGGAAGLSLAYHISQEPRLAGKRVLLLEPEAKDQNDRTWSFWTDGPMLFDGIVAHEWEQLAFRSPGFEQVFPLKRHRYKMIRGLDFYRFVRAALAANPQQFTLVTAAVETLENTPEGVRATSPAGTYTARYTFDSRPPQLQPQPQKHRYLLQHFVGWEVATDHDAFDPATVEFMDFRGEQHQEARFIYVLPFSKRRALVEYTLFSAQVLPQAEYEHAMRAYLEQLGITDFRIEAVEIGAIPMTDHPMPASAGPNIINLGTRAGRAKPSTGYAFKRIQEHSVRLVAALAATGQPPHNLTGDRWQFGMFDALLLDIMQRRGETTRDIFTELFRHNPVERIFDFLDERTSALTNLRVMNSVTPWPFLRSIGHVLRGRPGQRKA; this comes from the coding sequence GTGTCAACCCGTGAATTTGACTACCTGATTGTGGGTGGCGGGGCGGCGGGCCTGAGCCTGGCCTACCACATCAGCCAGGAGCCGCGCCTAGCCGGCAAGCGGGTGCTGCTGCTGGAACCCGAGGCCAAAGACCAGAACGACCGGACCTGGTCGTTTTGGACCGATGGGCCGATGCTGTTCGATGGTATTGTGGCGCACGAATGGGAGCAGCTGGCGTTCCGCAGCCCCGGTTTCGAGCAGGTATTTCCATTGAAGCGCCACCGCTACAAGATGATTCGGGGGCTGGATTTCTACCGGTTTGTGCGGGCGGCGCTGGCGGCTAATCCGCAGCAGTTCACGCTGGTGACGGCAGCAGTTGAGACGCTGGAAAACACGCCCGAGGGCGTGCGTGCCACCAGCCCGGCCGGCACCTACACCGCCCGCTACACCTTCGACAGCCGCCCGCCGCAGCTGCAGCCGCAGCCGCAGAAGCACCGCTACCTGCTGCAGCATTTTGTGGGCTGGGAGGTGGCAACCGACCACGACGCATTCGACCCTGCCACGGTGGAATTCATGGATTTCCGGGGCGAGCAGCACCAGGAGGCGCGCTTCATCTACGTGCTGCCGTTCAGCAAACGGCGGGCGCTGGTGGAGTACACGCTGTTTTCGGCGCAGGTGCTGCCGCAGGCGGAGTATGAGCACGCCATGCGCGCCTATCTGGAGCAGCTGGGCATAACGGATTTCCGGATTGAGGCAGTGGAGATTGGCGCCATCCCGATGACCGACCATCCCATGCCTGCGTCGGCGGGGCCGAACATCATCAACCTGGGCACGCGGGCCGGGCGGGCCAAGCCCAGCACCGGCTACGCCTTCAAGCGCATCCAGGAGCACTCGGTGCGGCTGGTGGCCGCGCTGGCCGCCACCGGCCAGCCCCCGCACAACCTCACCGGCGACCGGTGGCAGTTTGGCATGTTCGATGCGTTGCTTCTGGATATCATGCAGCGGCGCGGCGAAACCACGCGCGACATCTTCACTGAACTGTTTCGCCACAACCCGGTGGAGCGCATCTTCGACTTCTTGGACGAGCGCACCTCGGCCCTGACCAACCTGCGGGTGATGAACTCCGTGACGCCCTGGCCGTTTCTGCGCTCCATCGGGCACGTGCTGCGGGGCCGGCCCGGGCAGCGTAAGGCCTAA
- a CDS encoding DUF4142 domain-containing protein, with translation MRFSFAPCAAAALLALSACNTESTKDPVAEAIFQNEKSIGDANVTERQKQDAEFVVTAASRSMLDMEISQIAQRKATSPDVKYLAQMITGQHGTMQAALTQLATKKGLVLPKGLGADQAKQAGELTALNGPAFDRRYLELLEEVHKASIDDFDDMSDDAYDGDIRTFAASQLSTLKTHRDAADKLADQLPK, from the coding sequence ATGCGTTTTTCCTTTGCGCCCTGCGCGGCAGCCGCCCTGCTCGCGCTCAGCGCCTGCAACACCGAAAGCACGAAAGACCCCGTGGCGGAGGCCATCTTCCAGAACGAAAAAAGCATCGGCGACGCCAATGTGACCGAGCGGCAGAAGCAGGACGCGGAGTTTGTGGTGACGGCCGCCAGCCGCTCGATGCTGGACATGGAAATCAGCCAGATTGCCCAGCGCAAAGCCACCTCGCCCGATGTGAAATACCTAGCGCAGATGATCACCGGCCAGCACGGCACGATGCAGGCCGCCCTCACGCAGCTGGCCACTAAGAAAGGCCTGGTGCTGCCCAAAGGCCTGGGGGCCGACCAGGCCAAGCAGGCCGGCGAGCTGACGGCCCTCAATGGCCCGGCCTTCGACCGCAGATACTTGGAGCTGCTGGAAGAAGTGCACAAAGCCAGTATCGACGACTTCGACGACATGAGCGACGACGCCTACGACGGCGACATCCGCACCTTTGCCGCTAGCCAGCTGTCAACGCTCAAAACCCACCGCGACGCGGCCGATAAGCTGGCCGATCAGCTCCCTAAATAA
- a CDS encoding 2-C-methyl-D-erythritol 4-phosphate cytidylyltransferase: MASASSSPHHRFAILVAGGSGSRMGTEQPKQFLPLLGEPVLLHTLRRFADAALGVRRLIVVLPAEQVATWQALCAQHAQVPPHELVVGGATRWASVKCGLVLLADEAAGTVAVHDGVRPLTPNRVIESTFEAAYNHGAAVAAVVPKDSVRNLSQQGSYALNRARLRLVQTPQCFEINLLRRAYQLPELSTFTDDASVVEDLHAIHIVEGDYRNLKITTPEDMLLAEVLLRNQQL, from the coding sequence GTGGCATCTGCTTCCTCTTCTCCACATCACCGCTTTGCCATTCTGGTAGCCGGCGGCAGCGGTTCGCGCATGGGCACCGAGCAGCCCAAGCAATTTCTGCCGCTCCTCGGTGAGCCGGTGCTACTGCACACGCTGCGCCGCTTTGCTGATGCCGCGCTGGGTGTGCGCCGGCTGATTGTGGTGCTGCCCGCCGAGCAGGTGGCTACCTGGCAGGCGCTGTGTGCCCAACACGCGCAGGTGCCGCCGCACGAGCTGGTTGTTGGCGGTGCTACGCGCTGGGCCTCGGTGAAGTGCGGCCTGGTCTTGCTGGCCGACGAGGCTGCCGGCACCGTGGCCGTGCACGACGGCGTGCGGCCCCTCACGCCCAACCGGGTGATAGAAAGCACCTTCGAGGCTGCGTACAACCACGGCGCGGCGGTGGCGGCCGTGGTGCCCAAGGACTCGGTGCGCAACCTGAGCCAGCAGGGTTCCTACGCCCTGAACCGGGCCCGGCTGCGGCTGGTACAGACGCCGCAGTGCTTCGAAATCAACCTGCTGCGCCGGGCCTACCAGTTGCCGGAGCTCAGCACCTTCACCGACGACGCCAGCGTGGTAGAGGACCTGCACGCCATTCATATCGTGGAAGGCGACTACCGCAACCTCAAAATCACGACGCCAGAGGATATGCTGCTGGCCGAGGTGCTGCTGCGCAATCAGCAGTTATAG
- a CDS encoding ABC transporter ATP-binding protein → MTEPAFVAIVGHNGCGKTTLFRALTGQIPYQGTIEVGGHDLRTLRRPAADGHLAYLPQRTTVGFPIRVRELVVMGRYRHHGLLSAYSTTDYQLADAALAHVGGAHLAGRDFSLLSGGEQQLVWLAQLSLQDAPLYLLDEPTQQLDVYYRRRVFDLLLSWVQEQQRTVLCITHDLDNLLALPGGYLLNLSASVPTLQPLTPATVQAARAFLESEESLAVR, encoded by the coding sequence GTGACTGAGCCCGCTTTTGTGGCCATTGTGGGGCACAACGGCTGCGGCAAAACCACCCTGTTCCGGGCCCTTACCGGCCAGATTCCCTACCAAGGCACTATTGAGGTCGGTGGTCACGACCTGCGCACGCTCCGCCGCCCGGCCGCCGATGGCCATCTGGCTTATCTGCCCCAGCGCACCACCGTGGGTTTCCCGATTCGGGTGCGGGAACTGGTGGTGATGGGCCGTTACCGCCACCACGGCCTGCTCAGCGCCTACTCTACTACCGATTATCAGCTGGCCGATGCCGCTCTGGCCCACGTAGGCGGCGCCCACCTCGCCGGGCGCGACTTCTCGCTGCTCTCCGGCGGCGAGCAGCAGCTGGTGTGGCTGGCCCAGCTCAGTTTGCAGGATGCGCCCCTCTACCTGCTCGACGAGCCCACCCAGCAGCTTGATGTATACTACCGCCGCCGCGTGTTCGATCTGCTGCTGAGCTGGGTGCAGGAGCAGCAGCGCACCGTACTCTGCATCACCCACGACCTCGACAACCTGCTGGCGCTGCCCGGCGGCTACCTGCTCAACCTGTCGGCCTCAGTTCCTACCCTACAGCCGCTCACGCCGGCCACCGTGCAGGCCGCCCGCGCGTTTCTGGAAAGCGAAGAATCGTTGGCAGTTAGGTAG
- a CDS encoding TIGR00730 family Rossman fold protein, translating into MTKLKKTSRTKVADEVLNAGSGQTIMQPNVNDNKVKTISDIREQTHGERTVQVDDEQRIRKAFVDKDWNEIKIADSWQIFKVMAEFVEGFEKMSKIGPCVSIFGSARTKADNPYYKMAEEIAAKLVRHGYGVITGGGPGIMEAGNKGAHSEGGRSVGLNIELPFEQFNNIYIDPDKIINFDYFFVRKVMFVKYAQGFIGMPGGFGTLDELFEAITLIQTKKIGRFPIVLVGTKYWQGMFDWIQQVMLEDEQNISPEDMNLVQLVDDAESAVKIIDDFYSKYLLSPNF; encoded by the coding sequence ATGACCAAGCTTAAGAAGACCAGCCGCACCAAGGTGGCCGATGAAGTACTGAACGCCGGGAGCGGGCAGACCATCATGCAGCCCAACGTAAACGACAATAAAGTTAAGACCATCAGCGACATCCGCGAGCAGACCCACGGCGAGCGGACGGTGCAGGTAGACGACGAGCAGCGCATCCGCAAGGCGTTTGTCGATAAAGACTGGAACGAAATCAAGATTGCCGACTCCTGGCAGATCTTCAAGGTGATGGCCGAGTTCGTGGAGGGCTTCGAGAAAATGTCCAAAATCGGCCCCTGCGTATCCATCTTCGGCTCGGCCCGCACCAAGGCCGATAACCCGTACTACAAGATGGCCGAGGAAATTGCGGCCAAGCTGGTGCGCCACGGCTACGGCGTTATCACGGGCGGTGGCCCCGGCATCATGGAGGCCGGCAACAAGGGCGCCCACTCGGAGGGCGGCCGCTCGGTGGGCCTCAACATTGAGCTGCCTTTCGAGCAGTTCAACAACATCTACATCGACCCCGACAAAATCATCAACTTCGACTACTTCTTCGTGCGGAAGGTGATGTTTGTGAAGTACGCGCAGGGCTTCATCGGCATGCCCGGCGGCTTCGGGACGCTGGACGAGCTGTTTGAGGCCATCACGCTGATCCAGACCAAGAAAATCGGGCGTTTCCCCATCGTGCTGGTGGGCACCAAGTACTGGCAGGGCATGTTCGACTGGATTCAGCAGGTGATGCTGGAAGACGAGCAGAACATCTCGCCCGAGGACATGAACCTGGTGCAGCTGGTAGACGACGCCGAGTCGGCCGTGAAAATCATCGACGATTTCTACAGCAAGTACCTGCTGTCGCCGAACTTCTAA
- a CDS encoding ABC transporter permease — protein sequence MKALRLTLESFRFAWQALKANLLRTILSLLGVTVGIFAIIAVLTVVDSLEANVRQSMSFVGDKVIYVMKMPWTFDQPDYPWWRYFQRPAPTVREFRELQRMLSDNQRGVALYAATGGNTLRMGSNSMEGCALMGVSFEYRTVSDLPIAEGRYFTQQEIDAARNVAIVGADIATNLFPNGSALGKQFKAKGLSFTIIGVVKKEGKKIIDTPSNDTNCIIPFGSFTKMFALSTNGFTGVTPTIAVKGREEDTGLLDLEYEMKGLLRNIRTLKPREEDNFALNRPEMIANMVGKLFSVIGLAGWVIGGFAMVVGGFGIANIMFVSVKERTNIIGIQKSLGAKNYFILFQFLFEAVFLCLLGGATGIFLVWLITLVPQDAMPLTLSAWNITLGLTVSVVIGMLAGIIPAVLAANLDPVIAIRSK from the coding sequence ATGAAAGCATTGCGCCTGACTCTGGAAAGCTTCCGCTTCGCGTGGCAAGCCCTCAAAGCGAACCTTCTGCGCACAATCCTTTCGCTGCTGGGCGTCACGGTGGGCATTTTCGCCATCATTGCCGTGCTTACCGTCGTCGATTCGCTGGAGGCCAACGTGCGCCAGAGCATGAGCTTCGTTGGCGACAAGGTGATTTACGTGATGAAAATGCCCTGGACCTTCGACCAGCCTGACTACCCGTGGTGGCGCTATTTCCAGCGGCCGGCGCCCACCGTGCGCGAGTTCCGCGAGCTGCAGCGCATGCTCTCCGACAACCAGCGGGGCGTGGCCCTGTATGCCGCTACCGGCGGCAACACCCTGCGCATGGGCTCCAACAGCATGGAAGGCTGCGCGCTGATGGGGGTCTCGTTTGAGTACCGCACCGTGTCGGATTTGCCGATTGCGGAGGGGCGCTACTTCACGCAGCAGGAGATTGACGCCGCCCGCAACGTGGCCATCGTGGGGGCCGATATTGCCACCAACCTGTTTCCGAACGGCTCGGCGCTGGGCAAGCAGTTCAAGGCCAAAGGGCTGTCTTTCACCATCATTGGGGTGGTGAAGAAGGAGGGCAAGAAGATCATCGACACGCCCAGCAACGACACCAACTGCATCATTCCGTTCGGGTCGTTCACCAAGATGTTTGCCCTGAGCACCAACGGCTTTACGGGCGTGACGCCCACCATTGCCGTGAAGGGCCGCGAAGAAGACACCGGCCTGCTCGACCTGGAGTACGAAATGAAGGGCCTGCTGCGCAACATCCGCACCCTCAAGCCCCGCGAGGAAGACAACTTCGCCCTCAACCGCCCCGAGATGATTGCCAACATGGTGGGCAAGCTCTTTTCCGTCATCGGGCTGGCCGGCTGGGTGATTGGGGGCTTTGCCATGGTGGTGGGCGGCTTCGGTATTGCCAACATCATGTTTGTGTCGGTGAAGGAGCGCACCAATATCATCGGCATTCAGAAGTCGCTGGGGGCCAAAAACTACTTTATTTTGTTCCAGTTTCTGTTTGAGGCCGTGTTCCTGTGTTTGCTGGGCGGCGCCACCGGCATCTTCCTGGTCTGGCTGATTACGCTGGTGCCGCAGGACGCCATGCCGCTCACGCTCTCGGCCTGGAACATCACGCTGGGCCTCACCGTGTCGGTGGTGATTGGTATGCTGGCCGGCATCATTCCGGCCGTGCTGGCTGCCAACCTCGACCCCGTTATTGCCATCCGGAGCAAGTAG